A stretch of the Xiphias gladius isolate SHS-SW01 ecotype Sanya breed wild chromosome 19, ASM1685928v1, whole genome shotgun sequence genome encodes the following:
- the ch25hl3 gene encoding cholesterol 25-hydroxylase-like protein — MNAPSTDPQEACARVLQGLWDQVRAGQEEILLSPYLPASCAFLTHVLFCAPFLALDALACVCQRVGSWRIAAGSGPPPPLRRWFDCFWRVLYRYLTIVLPATALFQTLRSPTLPALAPSCWELFVEVCACFLLFDTVYFIWHFSMHRFPWLYCNIHHIHHQHHMPFALAAQDASSTELLSLLLLALSSAWVVGCHPLGEIFFHLLNSWMAVEDHCGYNLPWALHRLLPCLGGAPFHQAHHSLRTGNYAPYFTHWDHLFGTYHA, encoded by the exons ATGAATGCACCGTCCACAGACCCGCAAGAGGCATGCGCCCGCGTCCTCCAGGGGCTGTGGGATCAGGTGAGAGCAGGGCAGGAGGAGATCCTGCTCTCACCCTACCTGCCTGCGTCCTGCGCCTTCCTCACGCACGTGCTGTTCTGCGCTCCGTTCCTCGCGCTCGACGCGCTGGCCTGCGTCTGTCAGCGGGTCGGGTCGTGGAGGATCGCTGCAGGCTCGGGACCGCCGCCGCCTCTCCGGCGATGGTTTGACTGTTTCTGGAGGGTGCTGTACAGGTACCTGACCATCGTCCTTCCCGCCACCGCGCTGTTTCAGACCCTTAGGAGCCCCACGTTACCTGCGCTGGCTCCGTCCTGCTGGGAGCTCTTTGTTGAAGTCTGCGcatgttttctcctttttgacACCGTCTACTTCATATGGCACTTCTCCATGCACAG GTTTCCCTGGCTCTATTGCAACATCCACCATatccaccaccagcaccacatGCCCTTCGCTCTGGCAGCCCAGGATGCCAGCTCGACCGAgctgctgtctctgctgctgctggctctgAGCAGTGCCTGGGTGGTGGGCTGCCACCCTCTAGGCGAAATCTTCTTTCACCTCCTCAACAGCTGGATGGCGGTGGAAGACCACTGCGGCTACAATCTGCCCTGGGCTCTGCACAGACTGCTGCCCTGTCTGGGAGGAGCCCCCTTCCACCAAGCCCACCATAGCCTACGCACTGGCAACTATGCCCCCTACTTTACCCACTGGGACCACCTCTTTGGCACATACCATGCATGA